The DNA segment aaatatcaaTTTGATGCAAGAACTAAATTTTAAACTCACAATAAAGTCTTAGGCCCAAATTTGCTTATCAATTGAGACTACAGAACGACACCACTTAGAGCAAAATTCTGCCTATATATGCTACTGGAGTACTGGTTGTAGTTGAATTAAACTTAGGGGTGGAGCCGCCTTATAGTTATgagtaggggtgtacatggaccgggttaaAACCGAACCAAATCAACTATgtcggtttggattggtttggttttgttggatttttcgggttttttcgatttttttgttacatgaataatatgtcaatcttactttattaaatttttgataagtaaatatatgtttaataaaaatttaaaaaactgaCAATATAcaatctattaaaatattcttatgggataaTTTTCTTAGTAGCACATAAcatttatttttttagttgtcTGACAATAACTTTTCGctgatgtacactttcaaggttaaccgaatttaataattaaatataaaaatcaatatgatacctaaataatgatatatACTATTTAATTTTCAATTATCGAAATACCACTCCAAATTCGAAAAAACTATAAGAATTTATTAGATTTTGATatatgaatatgaaagaacaaagagattgacgcattttAATAACACtcgataagaaagtgatcatacaatacattatttaaagttaataaaaatggAGTACTTCAttttctattaaatattacatcccataagagaatctcaaatatttctagacattctttttaaagaaaattctatataaagtcttaaaaagtatatataaaaattatatatttatatgtcggtttggttcgattttttttattcaataccaaaccaaatcaaaccgaaTCTCATCGAATTTTTTTAtcgatttggtttgacttttcgatttggtGCGAATTTTCGGTTCAGTTTGTACGCCCCTAGTTATGAGTACAATAAAATCCAGTCGCTTTGGCTCAAATTATATGGGCCGTTGACAGCAATGACCCCGCAATTGTTGGGTCTTAGACGAATGTTTCCAAAATTGGtgatatttgaaaaatagttCCGAATCCGCATACAACTCTTCATGGATTTTTCTACCTGATTAAATTGTTCATCCCGATTGTCATACTTTTCTCTTCAAGACTTTTTTACCAGATTGGTTGAGTTGATGCTATTATTACTCTACCTACCTATTAAGTTATTCATCAAAGTCTACTCAATTGCCATGATTTTGCTCTTTAGGGATTTCTCTTTCGGGTTGGTAGAGTTGATACAATATTTTCTCTACATATCTTTTAAGTTGTTTATCAAAATCTACCCGATTGATATATCTTTTCTGGGTTGTTTTAACAAAGTGTTCTTCGAATTTGCAATTTTAATTTCGATCAAACCATCCCAAATTTGCTCTAAAGGATCTCAAATCTGAAACAAAACTTCTAAACACCAatacaaataatttccaatttagtCAAATAATAAATACCAAATAAAAAAGAACAATTTTGTTTTCAACCCTTTCTAAGGTCCAACAatgaagttttgagatttttacgGTGAATTACCAAAATAGTATTTGAACTAAAAATTTAAACTCAAATTATCGACATTCAAATGATTTTAAGAATAATCGATCGTTAACTTCTATTTTCCACCGTCAAACAAGATTTTCAAACtttaaaaattgaagaactatgGTGTTCAAATAAAAAAAGGGACATTTCTTTAAGATCGTAAAAAACGGAGACATTCCGCCAAGATCAGTCCCTTTAGGGGACACGCTGTGCAgatttttgaaattataaattTGTGTTTAGAATATATTTAATATTTGTAATTAATTTTCTAAAACCCATAAAGTAAAAATCATCAATCCACCTTTTGATCAAACCCACGGTTCGTTCTTGCACTCAAGTGTTGAGACACTTTTAAGTTGACCGAGTGAAGCTGCGGGACCATTCCATCAGCTTTCTTTGGGTTGCAGTCGCAGACGATTCCtatttatttttgctttatttaaGCTTTACAACTGAGCACTACAAACCCTAATATCCCCTCGTATTCCTATTCCTATTTTGTTACCTTtccttagtttctttttcttagctCAATGTAAAAATGGTTGGCATTAGGGATTTATGACGCCGAGCCATCTCTATCGTCTAAAACTGAGAATTCCATATATCAGAATTTATAAAAATTCATTAAGTTAAAAATAATTATTCTCTCCGATTCGGTCTATATGTATGACTGACACTGTTTttcttattagtttgttaaaACTAATAATAATGGGAGAAGCTACAAATTGATGCTTCTTTCAAAAAGCAGAACCAGAAAATTTATTCTTTTAAGACAAAGATATCCCAACTaaaaattttatttgtatatctACAAAAACTTCTTTAAAGCATAAATAGAAAGTGTAGAATTTAACTTGAAGATTTAACCTAAATAGCAGCCTACtcaattaattaaactaaaaataactcATTTTCGGAGCATCTTGAAACCCAATACCAGGAGACAATTGGTTCCAAATGTTTAAGCACTTAATTAACCAAATAACTAATGACATCTTTTGTTTGTATGAAGTGAGCAATGGTTCATGATGTCtctgttgaggttttattttttaagatgtaatattcttaaaataagggtgaatgggaaatggagggaaaatgaaattttgagtaaaattttaagttttcccctgttaacaatgagacattgtcccatattggaagtggaagacatttttggtgggtatatatataattgctcttcttgtagctcttaaagagttaagaagaaagcaagcctcgcgccgtcgtcgtcgtcgctcgctcggctcggcttcggcttcggcttcggcttcggcttcggcttcggatttggtcaaatgatgaagtgcttgctccacaaatatgtaaacaattcgctcaacaaattggctatacattgcattccttcctctcagaacttccatacgtttttctgagtatatactccttcgttctgcattgtttttaacttcaaacaaagcaactgtaagtgtgatttgctaccgaactttgtgttcgccgaaacactggggtttgaagtaccgctacaccagtgtgttattcgttctatcctgggaggaaataatccataaccttgggtactaggaggggattaaattccttaaggaaacactgtgaattcagtgggctcgaatttattattattgtttcattacgttaacttatattttgcagaattaatatttacaaatacagcaatattgaccgggaataacagtCTCTTCACCGGCATAAATGCGAGCACTTCCATCtttccacatatatatatatatatatttaatttgagATGAagtttaagatttttttttttgtttaaaacaAAAATTGTGATTTTAAACGTGTCAGAATAATTATGTGGCTAGAATAGTCTAAGTTAAAttggatctttacacaaatagccggcatGTTTCACTGTTTACTTTTCATAGCCgttatacatagattatataataattatatatgCTTATACACATACTATACATGGTtattcatatattatatatagattatacatataatatacattcactggctatttttagtttaattaattaattgagtGGGCTGCTAGTTAGGTTAAATCTTCTTTTACGGGAGTGAGCCCGCTATACCAATTTGGGCCTTCACTTTTGGTTATTAATTAATTCCCAAAAATAGAAATTTACTCGAACTTATTTACTAATTTGGTTAATTTAGGCAAATACAATCTAATCCAACTATTGGTACCAGGAGCGGATTTAGGTGGCGGAAGGGGTTCACTCGAACctcttcgtcgaaaaattataatgtatatatatatatgtacgacaaaatctattttttacttctttatattatgttttgaatccccttgactTAGCCCCAAAGCATAACTTAGTGGTCATGATGGTTCAAAACCTTTGTGAGGTCATTGGTTCAATTTCCCTTAGCTACaaccttttttaattttttaattttttccttttttgaactCATTTAGCGAAAATTCTGCCTCCGCCACTGATTGATACGTAAAACAATGTAATCGTAAAATACAATTCAAGAAAAGTACTAACGAAACATTCCAAAGCCAATTATTGACTAAGGTCATGTTTTGCacatatttcctttttgttttaaaaaaattaatttggtATTCAGGTCAGCTACATCTGTATATCGATTATCTGCTACTTTCTACTTATCAAGCTTAaacaaaattaaatgtgaagAAATCAtcaaatatttttgtctttactGAAATTTGAATCTTGATTTCccattgtatttatttattttattgacaACTAGACCATAACATAGTGCACGTGTTCTTATGCTGTTCTTCCTCGTAAATACTTAAGGAAATTATAATTTACTTTGTTAGGCCTTTAGAATTTAGCATTTGTCGTTGTTCGTGTATCTTAACCATGTGGAAGCAACACATTAAGGAGTCGTTAGGTACATGAGATAAGAATAATAACTACGAAATAAAGTTTGTGATTAACTTTATCTCATATTTGGTTTGAGGTTTTAGCTAATTCAGGGATAACACTAAAATGATGGTATTAGCTATCACATATAGAAAGTGGAATAACTAATCTAATGAAATATCACGTCATTGTCAGTATCGAAGCCACATGATCATAAGGATGATCATTGtacttttttaaatttaaatacttTTGGAGAAATTTCTAATTTCGGCCGTGGTCATTGTACCAAACGACCCTTAATAATTCTATTGTCTGGGAAGCTAACGACAAAGGACGGGTAACATAATTCATACATTATTGTCCCCAATAACTGAAAGTAGGAGTATAAGCTAATAAAAGAGACTCATTATATCAAACATCTGTAGAAAATTCAAACAAGGAAATAACTGGACAATAGGGGAAATCTGCTTTTTGGTTGCTCGAGGATTTCTTGAATCTGAAAAAAGTGGTGATttgttttaaatttattttcttttcccccgaaaaaaaagaagatgagATTCTCATCATTCATAGTTTTCTGGGAAAGTAAAACTTGAAATAGTAATTGACAGCATTGGGAATAGGAAAATATTGTAAGCTTATATATGATCGTCTTCTTTCGGCTGGTGTGTTTGCCAAAATTGCAAATCTGACATTTTGGACGATTACATGTTCCCTATGTATTATGTTTCATTATTGGTAATGGAATAAAAACTTTCTGAAATTCTTCCTCATACAAGTTTATTCCCTGCATATGAAAAAATAGATATGGAAATTTAGGGTAGTAATATAAAGACTAGCTAGTACACTCAACGGCcaacaaattaaaatttaaatgtATCATTATAAGGGTTTGTTgtatcaaaaaaataaataaaatgcaagCATGTTTAATTTTTGTATACTAGTAATGTAATAAAATTTTATAAGGATTACTATAATACATCCATACAGGTGGTTTAAAAACCAGTAAAAGGAAGAAACTTAATTATTATAACCGACTAAAATACATTAATAGTGTAAAAAAAAAGGATTTATATTATCAGAACAAAAAAAGCACAACATAGCGATAATGTTCTGGTAGTAATTTAAGTTAATTACATGCATGTAAACCTGGTAGTAAGAATTAATTAATTGGAAACTTGCTAGTAAAAATGGTACTAATTAATAACCTGTTTTCAAACTGATCTAACAGGCAGTATAAAATTCTTTTACACTAGGTTCCATTTAAATATAACTTAAATGGAGTATATAACTCCATACTGGTATTAAATTCAGAAGGTTTGTTTTGCCTGTAAGATAGCTGGCCATACAAATACTTATCAGGGAAGGAAACAAACTATTTGCAAGTAATAATTTCACATCCACCAAAGTATTTAAGGCCTCCCCTTCACAAAATGTTATACAATATGAAGTTGATTACTTCCTCCGGTCTACAATAAGTGATTTTTGATATCTTTTTGTGGtctaaaatatttgatttttccagatttcaagaatgaattaattatctttttcttacattgcccttggagtaaatagtgttggagtatgtgttaggagtgtttatgtgaagagatagtaaaagTTAATATGGTtaatttcattgctaattaatgttaaaaggtgaatttcttaatctgtgtgaaaacaataaaaaaatcacttattagggaccaaatagagtaatttatgtaTTATTACTTGTCTAACATGCTTCACCACTTCCTAGCTAGTTTCCAAAAACTCtcctcaattatatatatatatatatatatatatatatgcagacTTTTCATATGCATGTAAACATCAACCAGTTAATTACCAATTCTTTCCAATGTGTTCTCTGAGATTTTTCTTCATTAGCAGAATTGCCTAATTGGTCGAGGGAATAAATTGTTGTCTGCTTATATACTAATTTGTGGAACTGAGTTAGACCCAATGTGCACTAATAGAAGAAGAGAGCATGAAATAGAAGAAAAAACTATAAGTATCTCGACATCTATTCACAGTCCGGCAGAGGCGGATTACGGTATTGAGTTCATCTAAACTCAGTACTTTCGATCATGAGATATTAATTTATGTGttaaaattcaataaaattgcaacaaataatagatatgaaAATTCAATACTAAAAACCTTATAGGTTGTTGAACTCATAAATTTTGAATCCTACATCCACCTCTACGGTCCAGCTAGAAGACATTATTTTTCACTTATCATCAACTACACTTATAATCAACATTTCCATCATTCGAGTCTTTTATTTCTCTACACATAGAGCTCAAAATCTAAACTTTCCTAGTTAGTTTAAAGATTACTTACACAATTTGCTAGTCCTaccaaaaaaatgaataaaaatgtgtCAAATAAGATAGTAGTAACTATTAATTAGCCCACAATTAATCAGCACATTATAAGGACTTGGAGAATAATACTCAATATCTTAAACTTATGGACTATATATATGTTCAACCAAATCTAAATTACCTTCATGCACAttaaaaaagtgaaaaatggCATATAAAAAGTTGAAGCAATAACTACGGAGGTACTGCTGGAAAATATCGAACAACAAATCTGGAAAGATGATATTTTCAGAACAAAAGAGCCCTTAATTCGTACGAGAGAGTAACATGTATTAGGTCAGAAAATTTGCAAGTAAAGGAAAAACTGAACTCAAAGTTTCAGTTTCCTACAGTTACTAACACTGTAACACAAGTAGACAGGTAAACAAAAAACGGAAAACACCTTGATGAATCTACTTTATATGCTCTTAAATGTTACTTATAGGTATATTTTCAGCTCGTGAAGACAAAAATAATTCCAATGTGTATTATGCCGCTCAAAGGGAGTTTTGGCGTAACGGTCAAGTTGTCTCCGTATGATCTATAGGCCACATGTTCGAACCGTGGAATTAGCCATTGATACTTGCATTAGGATAGACTGTGCGCCTACATAACACCCCCTAAGGATATGACCCTTTCCCAAACTTTGCGTAAACACGAAATGTTTGTAACTTCTATAGGCTGATGAGTATAAATTCTTTTTAAAGATAATTATGTTAATTATCGATAATAAATGAAAATAGttacttgaaaaataaaataattacctCCTATAACATTATTAAATAACACTGGTAATGTAAAAATTTCTTATACTGAGCTCATCCAAGAAAAAATGGACATAACTTTTGAGGAAAATTGCTATCCAAAATTTCAAACGTGAATATTCATGCATTTGAGACCGACATATTGAAAATAAGGAGGAAAAAGATGTTTGTCATTGTAGATTGTCCTAAGAAAGAAGCAATCAAGCAACATATATATTAGGTATAGTCAACCCATGATTTCAACCTTGTGGGGGTGGGAGGGTGGGGGGCTGTTGTAGTAACTAAGAAGTTGTTTGGCATTTGATTGCTACTTTTCTTTCCATCATAAATCTATCTAGCTATTTATGTAGAACAAGAATACAGGTATTAGTAATATACAGTAAGATGATAAAAGTAACTCTCATAACAGTAAACACACTCTTAGTCTGTTTAAATTTAGTAAGTACTCCTGCATATTCTAAATTATACATTACATACTACTATAATAATTACGTCTTAATGTCAACAGGTTGAATAAACAATAGTATTAGATTATGCAATACATATAATACAACAACATATCTAATGTAATTTCACAAGTGAGATTTTGGGATCAGAGTAGTGTATACCCTGAACTTATCCTTATCTTGTGAAAATAGAgagactatttccgatagactTTCGACTCAAGAAAAATATGATTATGCAATGCATACTAACTTAAAATAatatatcaaattaaatatctaaccaaaaataatgaTCTCTACATTAAAAAATGTATCGCaactaatctcagcataacttgtgactcaatcaaacaacttaTAAGTAAACTTAATAAACAAACTCCAACATTTCAGCCAAAAAGTCGACTTTTTATGGTATTATTTCAaagagaattgaagaaattaACTCAACTTCGTAGAGAAATTAGAACAAAAAACGAGGCCTCTTATCCTCATTTTTCTCCTCCTTTTTTCTATCTTGGTTCTAAACAAGTAGTACTACTAATACTAATTAACTTCACTGGATTGCAttacaggaaaaaaaaaaaaagtcaaatgtcAATTTCGTAATTTGTCGAAGAATCTCAAGATCTCGCAGGAGGTGGAAAGAAATGCGTACCAGCTGCCATGAAAGTGTTAATTAGAGGAGCAGAGTATATAGAATGTTCTAGAAAATGTGACCCTTCCCCGGCCGCCACCGCAGCACCGCCACCCGCGGCCGCGTTGGACGTGGCCGCTGACGTGACGGTGCCGATAAGTTTATGCTGATGTGGCACTACTGGTTCACCACCAGATGAGCTGTCACCAGTAGTAGCATTCATATTATACTGACTCTCAAGGCCTTGATCATATAAAATTCCCTTGAAAATATGCCCACCAATATTAACTGCTGTCTGATATGCTATTtgatcttcattttcttcaatcgaGCTCATTCGAACACGGTGAAACACAGCCGTTGAATTTACTTTTGATGGAAAATTTCCCACTTCTAACCCTAAAAACATCAAAATACTAACATCAGATAAGCAAACAAGATTCAACAAGTAAGCATTAAAATATTATAACATTTAAATTTATGAGCTAAATATACAATTATCCTAGGTTTAGGGACGTGTATGAGTTCTAAATTTTAGAATTCCGACATCAGGTTTAGTATATATAGTTAATTTCTTAATAAAATTACAAGATTTGCATTGAAGCTACTGGATCCAGCTGAACCCTAAGTCGACTTCCAACTCAAGGCCATGTTGGTATGAAACAGTTAAAGCTAAGCTTCTCTAACTTTAACAGAGGTTTGGGATTCGAGCCATGGAAGTAAGGAGGCTAAAACCCTATATTAATGGACTTGAATCCGAATTAATCAgagttttttggattttgaacaaaaagaaaagaagagagaacgcgcatagagagagagagagagaataggGCCTTCTTTGACAATCTTTTGTCAGGAATACCAAGAAACAGTGATGAGAAAGAGAAAGACAATGAAAAAGGAAAAGCTGATGGATTTTACTGTTACTACAAAGGGGAGGTTCATTTCTTTCAGTTTTCGTCATAGGCAATGGTTACGGATCTTCTGTTTCTTCAGAATCTCGAGAATGTATGTTTATCTGTGTATGTAGTGAGGCAGTTGTAGAATCACAAGCATGGGAGGGGATTCAATCTACTTCATCGAAAAGTTATACTGCAGAAATACAAATTTGAACACCCTTAGAAAAATTTCTGGTTTCGCCACGGACCGCAATGAATGATAATCGGGAAAAAAAAGTTTGGAATTGAGAAAGAGAAAATCTTTACCAGCTGTATTTGAAGGTAAACGAGTGCAAACAAGAGAAGAACCACTTGGATCATCTTTTTGCCTTTTGGGGTTATTATTATCTCTATGTTCTTGTTGTTGCAAAGAAGcaatttgttgttgtttttctcttcttttagcTGCTGGAACCCAAGTACTTCTCACATGTGTTTGACACTGTAAACCTCTGCTCTTACAACAAGTCCTACATCTCATATGTTGACAATCTTTCTTAGCTTGGTTCCCACAATCTTGACAACTAATTCCAGCTCCACTACTTCTCATCATTATAAAAGCAGCAGATCTTGACGCCCCATGATCTGTTGCTGTAGGACCAACACCTAATCCAATAGCTGAAGTGGGATAAAGATCTTGTAATGGATTAATGATTGGGTTTCGGATTTGGTAATTTTGCTGCTcgtcttgttgttgttgttgttgccatagTTCGAAGCCTTTGTATGCGGGTAATTCTTGATCATGATTTCTGTAGAAGAACCAATTGCTCTCTGGGTTGTGATGATTAGTGGTTTCTTGATGATGTTGCTCTTGACTTGTTTCTCTTCCTCCTCCTAGTGAAAAGAACCCAGCCATTTTTTTTGGTggaaataaaaatttattattcAATCATTTATACAATTCAGCTTATCACCATATCCTTCCCTTCCCAGCAA comes from the Nicotiana tabacum cultivar K326 chromosome 14, ASM71507v2, whole genome shotgun sequence genome and includes:
- the LOC107807266 gene encoding protein EXPRESSION OF TERPENOIDS 1-like, coding for MAGFFSLGGGRETSQEQHHQETTNHHNPESNWFFYRNHDQELPAYKGFELWQQQQQQDEQQNYQIRNPIINPLQDLYPTSAIGLGVGPTATDHGASRSAAFIMMRSSGAGISCQDCGNQAKKDCQHMRCRTCCKSRGLQCQTHVRSTWVPAAKRREKQQQIASLQQQEHRDNNNPKRQKDDPSGSSLVCTRLPSNTAGLEVGNFPSKVNSTAVFHRVRMSSIEENEDQIAYQTAVNIGGHIFKGILYDQGLESQYNMNATTGDSSSGGEPVVPHQHKLIGTVTSAATSNAAAGGGAAVAAGEGSHFLEHSIYSAPLINTFMAAGTHFFPPPARS